Proteins encoded in a region of the Clostridium butyricum genome:
- the pyrH gene encoding UMP kinase, producing MSQCKYKRVILKLSGEALAGASGFGLDFNVAQRIALEIKELVDMGIEVGAVVGGGNIWRGRSGEGMDRTTADYMGMMATCINALALQDSLEQVGVMTRVQTAIEMKEVAEPFIRRRAMRHLEKGRVVIFAAGTGNPYFSTDTTAALRAAEIEADVILLAKKVDGVYDKDPHKYSDAKKYDTLSYIEVLEQGLQVMDSTATSLCMDNEIPILVFGLDEPGNIKKAACGENIGTLVSKK from the coding sequence ATGTCACAATGTAAATACAAGAGAGTAATATTAAAGCTTTCAGGAGAAGCTTTAGCTGGAGCAAGTGGTTTCGGTCTTGATTTTAATGTAGCGCAAAGAATAGCATTAGAAATTAAAGAATTAGTAGATATGGGTATTGAAGTTGGTGCAGTTGTTGGTGGCGGAAACATATGGAGAGGCAGAAGTGGAGAAGGTATGGACAGAACTACTGCTGATTATATGGGAATGATGGCAACATGCATAAATGCATTAGCACTTCAAGATTCATTAGAACAAGTTGGAGTTATGACAAGAGTTCAAACTGCTATAGAAATGAAAGAGGTTGCAGAACCATTCATAAGAAGAAGAGCAATGAGACATCTTGAAAAAGGTAGAGTTGTTATTTTCGCTGCAGGAACAGGAAATCCATATTTCTCAACTGATACAACAGCTGCACTTAGAGCTGCTGAAATTGAAGCTGATGTAATTCTTTTAGCTAAAAAAGTAGATGGAGTTTATGACAAAGATCCACATAAATATAGTGATGCTAAGAAATATGATACATTATCATATATAGAAGTATTAGAACAAGGATTACAAGTTATGGATTCAACAGCAACTTCATTATGTATGGATAATGAAATCCCAATTCTTGTATTTGGATTAGATGAGCCAGGTAATATTAAAAAGGCTGCGTGTGGAGAAAACATAGGTACATTAGTATCAAAAAAATAG
- the tsf gene encoding translation elongation factor Ts codes for MANISAQLVKELREMTGAKMMDCKKALVETEGNIEKAVEFLREKGLADAAKKSGRVAAEGIVKTYISEDKKNGSVVEFNCETDFVAANDEFMAFADRLAEMVVETGAENVEALLNEKFDAETTVSDALKALIAKLGENMTIRRFTKFGIENGLVKSYIHGGGRIGVLVELACDTASDILDEVAKDVCMQIAAANPLFLSEDQVDAASIEKEKEIYRVQALNEGKPENIVEKMVEGRIKKYYKEVCLLDQLWVKDNDKTIAKFVAEKSKEVGSPITITRFVRYERGEGIEVEKVDFAAEVAAQIGK; via the coding sequence ATGGCAAATATAAGTGCACAATTAGTTAAAGAACTAAGAGAAATGACTGGAGCTAAAATGATGGATTGTAAAAAAGCTCTAGTAGAAACTGAAGGAAACATCGAAAAAGCTGTGGAATTCTTAAGAGAAAAAGGACTTGCAGATGCAGCTAAGAAATCAGGAAGAGTTGCTGCTGAAGGTATAGTTAAAACATATATTTCAGAAGATAAGAAGAATGGTTCAGTTGTTGAATTCAACTGTGAAACTGACTTCGTTGCTGCTAATGATGAATTTATGGCTTTCGCTGATAGATTAGCAGAAATGGTTGTTGAAACTGGAGCTGAAAATGTTGAAGCTTTATTAAACGAAAAGTTCGATGCTGAAACTACAGTTTCAGATGCTTTAAAAGCATTAATAGCTAAATTAGGTGAAAACATGACTATAAGAAGATTCACTAAGTTTGGTATTGAAAATGGATTAGTTAAGAGCTACATCCACGGTGGTGGAAGAATTGGAGTTTTAGTTGAACTTGCATGTGATACTGCTAGCGACATTCTTGATGAAGTTGCTAAAGATGTATGTATGCAAATCGCAGCTGCTAACCCATTATTCTTAAGCGAAGATCAAGTAGATGCTGCTTCAATTGAAAAAGAAAAAGAAATCTACAGAGTTCAAGCTTTAAATGAAGGTAAACCAGAAAATATCGTTGAAAAAATGGTAGAAGGTAGAATTAAGAAATACTACAAAGAAGTTTGCTTATTAGACCAATTATGGGTTAAAGATAACGATAAGACAATAGCTAAATTTGTAGCTGAAAAATCTAAAGAGGTTGGTTCTCCAATAACTATAACTAGATTCGTTAGATACGAAAGAGGAGAAGGAATCGAAGTTGAAAAGGTAGACTTTGCTGCAGAAGTTGCTGCACAAATAGGCAAATAG
- the rpsB gene encoding 30S ribosomal protein S2, protein MSVISMKQLLEAGVHFGHQTRRWNPKMAPYIFTERNGIYIIDLQKTVKKAEEAYNFIKEVATEGKDILFVGTKKQAQEAIEEEAIRSNMHFVNNRWLGGMLTNFTTIKSRIRKLEDIERMQEDGTFEVLPKKEVIKLKGELEKLQKNLGGIRNLDASNVGAMFIVDPRKEKNAILEAKILGIPVVAIVDTNCDPEEVDYVIPGNDDAIRAVKLITAKMADAIIEGRQGEQLAE, encoded by the coding sequence ATGTCAGTAATATCAATGAAACAATTATTAGAAGCAGGTGTACATTTCGGACACCAAACAAGAAGATGGAACCCTAAAATGGCTCCTTATATATTCACAGAAAGAAATGGAATATATATAATAGACTTACAAAAAACAGTAAAGAAAGCTGAAGAAGCTTACAACTTTATAAAAGAAGTTGCTACTGAAGGTAAGGACATATTATTCGTAGGAACTAAGAAGCAAGCTCAAGAAGCTATCGAAGAAGAAGCTATCAGAAGTAACATGCACTTCGTAAACAACAGATGGTTAGGTGGTATGTTAACAAACTTCACAACTATCAAGAGCAGAATCAGAAAGTTAGAAGATATCGAAAGAATGCAAGAAGATGGAACTTTTGAAGTTCTTCCTAAGAAAGAAGTTATCAAATTAAAAGGTGAATTAGAAAAGTTACAAAAGAACCTTGGCGGTATCAGAAACTTAGATGCATCAAACGTTGGAGCTATGTTCATAGTTGACCCAAGAAAAGAAAAGAATGCTATCTTAGAAGCTAAGATTTTAGGAATTCCAGTAGTTGCTATCGTAGATACAAACTGTGATCCAGAAGAAGTTGATTACGTAATTCCAGGTAATGATGATGCTATCAGAGCTGTTAAATTAATAACTGCTAAAATGGCTGATGCTATTATCGAAGGAAGACAAGGCGAACAATTAGCTGAATAA
- the codY gene encoding GTP-sensing pleiotropic transcriptional regulator CodY encodes MSSLLKKTRMLNKILQKSGKDPVAFQDICRLLSDVLECNAYIISQKGKVLGYAFGHDFECEAMKKKVIEDKKFPEDYNKTLLNTNETIANVPNEGRCVFEEIGKCKKVDKLSTIVPIMGSRERLGTLILARFGTSFTDDDLVLVEYSATIVGMEMLRAMQDEIAEETRKKAVVQLAIGTLSYSELEAVEHIFDELNGNEGLLVASKIADKVGITRSVIVNALRKFESAGVIESRSLGMKGTYIRILNEKLVEELRKIK; translated from the coding sequence ATGTCATCACTATTAAAAAAAACTAGAATGCTTAATAAGATCTTACAAAAATCGGGTAAGGATCCAGTTGCATTTCAGGATATATGTAGATTATTAAGCGATGTTTTAGAATGTAATGCTTACATTATCAGTCAGAAAGGAAAAGTCTTAGGTTATGCTTTTGGACATGATTTTGAATGTGAAGCCATGAAAAAGAAAGTAATAGAAGATAAGAAATTCCCAGAAGACTATAATAAAACATTATTAAATACCAATGAAACTATAGCAAATGTTCCAAATGAGGGAAGATGTGTATTTGAAGAAATTGGAAAATGTAAAAAGGTAGATAAGCTATCAACAATTGTACCTATAATGGGAAGTCGTGAAAGATTAGGAACTCTTATTCTTGCAAGGTTTGGAACTAGTTTTACTGATGATGATTTAGTCTTAGTAGAATATAGTGCTACAATTGTAGGAATGGAAATGCTTAGAGCAATGCAAGATGAAATTGCTGAAGAAACAAGGAAAAAAGCAGTTGTACAGCTTGCAATTGGAACTTTATCATATTCTGAACTTGAAGCAGTTGAACATATTTTTGATGAACTTAATGGAAATGAGGGACTTTTAGTTGCATCTAAAATAGCTGATAAAGTTGGAATAACTAGAAGTGTTATAGTAAACGCTCTAAGAAAATTCGAAAGTGCTGGTGTAATTGAATCAAGGTCTCTTGGAATGAAAGGTACTTATATAAGAATATTAAATGAAAAGCTAGTGGAAGAGTTAAGAAAAATAAAATAG
- the topA gene encoding type I DNA topoisomerase, with translation MGQKLVIVESPAKAKTIGKYLGKNYIVEASMGHVRDLPKSKLGVDIENNYEPKYITIRGKGELIDKLRKAAKKSDKVYLATDPDREGEAISWHLANILKISEDETCRIVFNEVTKSAVKASIKEARKINLDLVDAQQARRVLDRLVGYEISPILWKNVKWGLSAGRVQSAALKLICDREKEIKEFIPKEYWSVDCVLKKERKKFPIRLSTYKNKKVELTNEEDCNKVIEDLNNGTFVVKSIKKGKKTRNPLPPFTTSTLQQDANKKLNFNTKRTMSVAQVLYEGVEVKGHGTVGLITYMRTDSVRISEEAQGKAKEFIEESFGKEYLPETTRIYKGKKNIQDAHEAIRPTYIEITPEIAKENLTPEQHKLYSLIWKRFVASQMASCTLNTNSIDILNGDYKFKASGSVIDFDGFMKIYEYTNEDDENSVTLPSLEENEELKTASLEGSQHFTQPAPRYTEASFVKLLEEKGIGRPSTYVPTIATILGRNYVVREKKTLIPTELGEIVNNILSEYFRQIVDADFTADMERKLDDVEVGNENWREIVSEFFSPLQEAIDKAEKEISKVVIEDKVSDVKCEKCGRMMVIKRGRYGEFLACPGYPECKNAKPIVEELDVPCPECGKPIVAKKSKKGKKFFGCSGYPECTFVSWNEPVKEKCPKCNSYMVLKYSKTKGNYIQCSNSECDYKEPVKEEKKEEE, from the coding sequence ATGGGTCAAAAACTTGTAATTGTAGAATCGCCAGCAAAAGCAAAGACTATTGGCAAATATCTTGGTAAAAATTATATTGTAGAAGCATCGATGGGACACGTTAGAGATTTGCCAAAGAGTAAATTAGGCGTAGATATAGAAAATAATTATGAGCCTAAATATATTACAATAAGAGGGAAAGGCGAATTAATCGATAAATTAAGAAAAGCTGCTAAAAAGTCAGATAAAGTTTATCTTGCAACCGACCCCGATAGAGAAGGGGAAGCGATTTCATGGCATCTTGCAAATATTTTAAAGATATCAGAAGATGAAACATGTAGAATAGTTTTTAATGAGGTAACAAAAAGTGCTGTTAAGGCATCTATAAAGGAAGCAAGAAAAATAAATCTTGATCTTGTTGATGCTCAGCAGGCGAGAAGAGTTTTGGATAGACTTGTTGGTTATGAAATAAGTCCTATATTATGGAAGAATGTTAAGTGGGGACTAAGTGCTGGAAGAGTTCAGTCTGCTGCGTTGAAATTAATATGTGATAGAGAAAAGGAAATAAAAGAATTTATACCTAAAGAATACTGGTCGGTTGACTGTGTATTAAAAAAAGAAAGAAAGAAATTTCCTATAAGACTTTCAACTTACAAAAATAAAAAGGTTGAGCTTACGAATGAAGAGGATTGCAATAAAGTAATAGAAGATCTCAATAATGGAACTTTTGTAGTCAAGAGTATAAAGAAGGGAAAAAAGACAAGAAATCCCCTTCCACCATTTACAACAAGTACACTTCAGCAGGATGCCAATAAAAAATTGAATTTTAATACAAAAAGAACAATGTCTGTAGCGCAAGTTCTTTATGAAGGTGTTGAAGTTAAAGGGCATGGTACTGTAGGGTTAATAACATATATGAGAACTGATTCTGTAAGAATATCAGAAGAAGCTCAAGGTAAAGCAAAGGAATTTATAGAAGAAAGTTTTGGAAAAGAATATCTTCCAGAAACTACAAGGATATATAAAGGAAAGAAAAATATCCAAGATGCTCATGAAGCAATAAGACCAACATATATAGAAATAACACCGGAAATAGCCAAAGAAAATTTAACTCCTGAACAGCATAAATTATATTCACTAATATGGAAGAGATTTGTAGCAAGTCAGATGGCTTCATGCACTTTAAATACAAATTCAATTGATATCTTGAATGGTGATTATAAATTTAAAGCATCAGGATCTGTGATTGATTTTGATGGTTTTATGAAAATTTATGAATACACTAATGAAGATGATGAAAATTCTGTGACTTTGCCAAGTTTAGAAGAAAATGAAGAACTTAAAACAGCAAGTCTTGAAGGAAGTCAGCATTTTACTCAGCCAGCACCAAGATATACAGAAGCATCATTTGTTAAACTTCTTGAAGAAAAAGGAATAGGAAGACCTAGTACTTATGTGCCAACAATAGCGACTATATTAGGAAGGAACTATGTTGTACGTGAAAAGAAGACATTAATTCCTACTGAGCTGGGAGAAATAGTAAATAATATTTTAAGTGAATATTTTAGACAAATAGTAGATGCGGATTTTACGGCAGATATGGAAAGAAAGCTTGATGATGTTGAAGTAGGAAATGAAAATTGGAGAGAAATTGTATCAGAATTCTTTAGTCCGCTTCAAGAAGCTATTGATAAAGCAGAAAAAGAAATATCAAAAGTAGTAATTGAAGATAAGGTTAGTGATGTTAAATGTGAAAAATGTGGCCGTATGATGGTTATTAAAAGAGGACGTTATGGAGAATTTTTAGCATGTCCAGGATATCCAGAATGTAAAAATGCTAAACCGATTGTAGAAGAATTGGATGTTCCGTGTCCTGAGTGTGGAAAACCTATTGTGGCTAAAAAAAGTAAAAAAGGTAAAAAGTTTTTTGGGTGTTCTGGATATCCAGAATGTACTTTTGTAAGCTGGAATGAACCTGTTAAAGAAAAGTGTCCAAAATGTAATTCATATATGGTTTTAAAATATTCAAAAACAAAAGGAAATTATATACAATGTTCTAATAGTGAATGTGATTATAAAGAACCAGTGAAGGAAGAAAAGAAAGAAGAAGAATAG
- the dprA gene encoding DNA-processing protein DprA gives MNYDLWLILLGIEASLKINLINRYESAENIYNDFEYLQNNEKNFNKEIKKINKKDLFEEVYKTEEKLYQKGIGFITYADALYKEKLKGILDPPYFLFYKGNIEVINNNSIGIVGARKCSNYGLSATKVLTKELITNNITLISGGARGVDSIAHKTALENSGINISVLGCGIDRVYPAENKKLFSQIEEKGVVISEFMLDTPPLKMNFPRRNRIISGMSGGIIVTEASRKSGSLITARLALAQKKKVIVVPGSMFYSGSQGSNEFIREYGVDICSSVEDFRMLLSLDHNIEIRPMIKSPDKRRILNCLTDVPMHIDDVFRKTNFERGALYALLFEMQIKDEIICLPGNYYVKII, from the coding sequence ATGAACTATGATTTATGGCTGATACTGCTTGGGATAGAGGCGAGTTTAAAAATAAATCTAATAAATAGATATGAAAGCGCAGAAAATATATATAATGATTTTGAATATCTTCAAAATAATGAAAAAAATTTTAACAAAGAAATAAAAAAAATTAACAAAAAAGATTTATTTGAAGAAGTTTATAAAACTGAAGAAAAATTATACCAAAAAGGAATAGGATTTATAACATACGCTGATGCCTTATATAAAGAGAAGTTGAAGGGGATTTTAGACCCACCATATTTCTTGTTTTATAAGGGAAATATTGAAGTGATTAACAATAATTCTATTGGTATTGTAGGGGCAAGAAAATGCTCAAATTATGGTTTGTCTGCAACAAAAGTCTTGACAAAGGAGCTTATTACTAATAATATTACGCTTATAAGCGGAGGTGCAAGAGGAGTGGATTCCATTGCGCATAAAACTGCGTTGGAAAATAGTGGAATAAATATATCTGTTTTGGGATGCGGTATTGATCGGGTATATCCAGCAGAAAATAAAAAGCTATTTTCACAAATAGAAGAAAAGGGAGTAGTAATTTCTGAATTTATGCTAGATACTCCGCCGCTAAAAATGAACTTTCCTAGAAGGAATAGAATCATAAGCGGTATGAGTGGTGGAATAATAGTAACAGAAGCATCGAGAAAAAGTGGCTCGCTTATAACGGCAAGACTTGCTTTAGCTCAAAAGAAAAAAGTAATAGTTGTGCCTGGATCTATGTTTTATAGTGGATCTCAAGGATCTAATGAATTTATTAGAGAATATGGGGTCGATATATGCTCAAGTGTAGAAGATTTTAGAATGTTATTATCATTAGATCATAATATTGAAATAAGACCTATGATAAAATCTCCAGATAAGAGAAGAATATTAAATTGTCTTACTGATGTACCTATGCATATAGATGATGTATTCAGAAAAACAAACTTTGAGAGAGGTGCTTTATATGCGCTATTGTTTGAAATGCAGATTAAAGATGAAATTATTTGTTTACCCGGAAATTACTATGTTAAAATAATTTAA
- a CDS encoding YifB family Mg chelatase-like AAA ATPase has protein sequence MAIKIISATYNNLEGILIHVEVDISKGLPQFSIVGLPDASVKEAKERVRAAIINCGYEFPLGRITINLAPADVRKIGSLLDLPIAIGILMESKQIKVCDIEDYIIFGELSLLGELNSIKGMIPIILEGNSKNKHKFIFPYENLEESFYLRGEDYYPLRNLKEVISFLTYKDILPYKWTEQESKYDEKNEFVDFGEIIGQYSSKRAMEIAAAGKHNIILYGEPGCGKTMLAKALSSILPKLSHEELVEIAKIYSTCGLIKDNSIITRPFRAPHHTSTKASLIGGGKEIKPGEITLAHNGVLFLDEILEFKKEVLECLREPLEEKNVNITRVSGNYLMPADFLLVGAFNPVERRNANIYNDNDFYELNSYTNKYIKKFSSALLDRIDILNYVPRIKYHEIQSLKDSYDSKVMKENVLKARFVQKERFKQTIYRYNSEIKGKDIFEICRVNNKCKVILEHYYNNCNMSVRGFGKVLKLARTIADIDGKKDISEENLLEAFSYRKNINGEVI, from the coding sequence ATGGCAATAAAAATAATAAGTGCAACTTATAATAATCTTGAAGGAATTTTAATACATGTTGAAGTGGATATATCTAAGGGGCTCCCTCAATTTTCTATAGTGGGGCTTCCAGATGCATCGGTTAAAGAAGCAAAGGAACGAGTTAGAGCTGCAATTATTAACTGCGGATATGAATTCCCTCTTGGAAGAATAACTATTAATCTAGCTCCTGCAGATGTAAGAAAGATAGGTTCCTTGCTTGATCTTCCAATAGCAATTGGCATACTTATGGAGTCAAAACAGATAAAAGTTTGCGATATTGAAGATTATATAATATTCGGAGAACTTTCATTGCTTGGAGAACTTAACTCCATAAAAGGAATGATTCCTATAATACTTGAAGGAAATAGTAAAAATAAGCATAAATTTATTTTTCCTTATGAAAATTTAGAGGAAAGTTTCTATTTGAGAGGTGAGGATTATTATCCCTTAAGAAATCTTAAAGAAGTTATTTCGTTTTTGACATATAAGGATATATTACCTTATAAATGGACAGAACAAGAATCGAAGTATGACGAAAAAAATGAATTTGTGGATTTTGGTGAAATAATAGGTCAGTACTCATCAAAAAGGGCAATGGAGATTGCAGCAGCTGGAAAACATAATATTATACTGTATGGAGAACCGGGATGTGGTAAAACCATGTTAGCAAAGGCTTTGAGTTCAATACTTCCAAAGCTTTCTCATGAAGAATTAGTTGAGATAGCAAAAATTTATAGCACTTGTGGATTAATAAAAGATAACTCCATAATCACAAGGCCGTTTAGAGCTCCTCATCATACAAGTACAAAAGCATCATTAATAGGTGGAGGAAAGGAAATAAAGCCAGGAGAAATAACTTTAGCACATAATGGAGTTTTATTTTTAGATGAAATCTTAGAGTTCAAAAAAGAAGTTTTAGAATGTTTGAGAGAACCACTAGAAGAGAAGAATGTTAATATTACAAGAGTTTCTGGAAATTACTTAATGCCTGCTGATTTTTTGCTTGTTGGAGCATTTAATCCTGTAGAAAGAAGAAATGCAAACATATATAATGATAATGATTTTTATGAATTAAATAGTTACACTAATAAATATATAAAAAAGTTCTCTAGTGCTTTATTAGATAGAATAGATATTTTAAATTATGTTCCCAGAATAAAATACCATGAGATACAAAGTTTAAAAGATTCATATGATTCTAAAGTAATGAAGGAAAATGTACTAAAGGCACGTTTTGTACAAAAAGAAAGATTTAAGCAAACAATATATAGGTACAATTCAGAAATTAAAGGTAAAGATATTTTTGAAATTTGTAGAGTTAATAATAAATGTAAAGTGATACTTGAACATTATTATAATAATTGTAATATGTCTGTGCGTGGATTTGGAAAAGTTCTTAAACTTGCTAGGACAATTGCAGATATCGATGGTAAAAAAGATATTTCCGAAGAAAATTTATTAGAAGCATTTAGTTATAGAAAAAATATTAATGGAGAAGTTATATAG
- a CDS encoding YraN family protein produces MKNFNKFIGNYGEKLASNYLIDNNYKILENNFRNFLGEIDIISIKHNILVITEVKSRYNINYGYPQEAVTYSKQKSIAKITSSYINLRKLNDLNVRFDVIEVFFNTDNSLYKINHIKDAFRL; encoded by the coding sequence ATGAAAAATTTCAATAAATTTATCGGCAATTATGGCGAAAAACTTGCTTCAAATTATCTAATAGATAATAACTATAAAATACTTGAAAATAATTTCAGAAATTTTTTAGGAGAAATTGATATAATCTCAATAAAACATAATATTCTAGTTATAACTGAAGTCAAAAGTCGCTACAATATAAATTACGGCTACCCCCAAGAGGCTGTAACATACTCAAAACAAAAATCAATAGCTAAAATTACTTCTTCTTATATAAATTTAAGAAAACTCAACGATCTAAACGTACGTTTTGATGTAATCGAAGTTTTCTTTAATACTGATAACTCTCTATATAAAATTAATCATATAAAAGATGCTTTTAGATTATAA
- a CDS encoding ribonuclease HII, whose amino-acid sequence MKIINEDIKSLSFAKIKDEMSKISIINEYKNNNYESIIYWLECDKRKNVLALASKLKKEINAYLKEIERVKSMYAFDKSFGDYKHIAGVDEVGRGPLAGPIVACCVMLDLNVLDDELILYLNDSKKLKESKREELAEIIKEKAVCFKISECSNYEIDEIGIGVANNKVFLESCNSLSIKPDLVLSDGYLVKGIEIENKSVIKGDTKSACIAAASIIAKVYRDNLMKEYAKKYSCYDFENNAGYGTAKHMNAIREHGKCEIHRNSFLKNLLENN is encoded by the coding sequence ATGAAGATAATTAATGAGGATATAAAATCTTTATCATTTGCAAAAATAAAAGATGAAATGTCAAAAATTTCAATAATTAATGAATATAAAAATAATAATTATGAAAGCATAATTTACTGGCTTGAATGCGATAAGCGAAAGAATGTTTTAGCACTTGCTTCTAAATTAAAAAAAGAAATTAATGCATATTTAAAAGAAATTGAAAGAGTTAAGTCTATGTATGCATTTGATAAATCTTTTGGTGATTATAAACATATTGCAGGCGTGGATGAAGTTGGAAGAGGGCCTCTTGCAGGACCTATTGTTGCATGCTGTGTTATGCTTGATTTAAATGTTTTAGATGATGAACTTATTTTATATTTAAATGATTCTAAAAAATTAAAAGAAAGCAAGAGAGAAGAGCTTGCAGAAATAATAAAAGAAAAAGCAGTGTGTTTTAAAATTTCAGAGTGTTCAAATTATGAGATAGATGAAATAGGGATAGGTGTGGCTAATAATAAGGTGTTTCTAGAAAGTTGTAATTCACTTAGTATTAAACCAGATCTTGTGTTATCTGATGGTTATCTTGTGAAAGGAATCGAAATAGAAAATAAATCGGTTATAAAAGGAGATACTAAAAGTGCCTGTATTGCCGCAGCATCAATAATAGCTAAAGTATATAGAGATAATCTTATGAAAGAATATGCAAAGAAGTATTCTTGTTATGATTTTGAAAATAATGCTGGATATGGAACTGCAAAACACATGAATGCTATAAGAGAACATGGTAAATGTGAAATACATAGAAATAGCTTTCTTAAAAATTTATTAGAAAATAATTAA
- the ylqF gene encoding ribosome biogenesis GTPase YlqF: MAINWFPGHMRKTQREIKENLKLVDAVIEIRDARIPRSSANPDIDKLLEGKPRIILLNKSDLTDSKVTKEWIDYLTNDNVKVLEVNCLKGEGLKAIKPALLNLLKEKHDRLKAKGMAKIITRVMVVGIPNVGKSTFINKMARNNIAKTGDRPGVTKSKQWIKTAIGIELLDTPGVLWPKFEDDTTALNLAFTGAIKDEIMDIEELALKLVERLQKNYETKLKERYKLSEICENPLDTLDLIGKKRGALISGGQIDYNRIAVILLDEFRGGKIGNISLERPIEEESEEESNEDN; this comes from the coding sequence ATGGCTATAAACTGGTTTCCAGGACATATGAGAAAAACTCAAAGAGAAATTAAGGAAAATTTAAAATTAGTTGATGCTGTTATTGAAATAAGAGATGCAAGAATACCTAGAAGTTCTGCTAATCCTGATATTGATAAATTATTAGAAGGAAAGCCAAGAATAATACTATTAAATAAAAGTGATTTAACTGATAGTAAGGTTACAAAAGAATGGATTGATTATCTTACTAATGATAATGTAAAAGTACTTGAAGTTAATTGTTTAAAAGGGGAAGGATTAAAGGCTATAAAACCTGCTTTATTAAATCTTTTAAAGGAAAAGCATGATAGACTTAAAGCTAAAGGTATGGCTAAAATTATAACAAGAGTTATGGTAGTTGGTATACCTAATGTTGGAAAATCTACATTTATTAATAAAATGGCAAGAAATAATATAGCTAAAACAGGTGATAGACCTGGTGTTACTAAGAGTAAACAGTGGATAAAGACAGCAATTGGAATTGAGCTTTTAGATACTCCAGGAGTATTATGGCCTAAGTTTGAAGATGATACAACAGCATTGAATTTGGCGTTTACAGGTGCTATAAAAGATGAAATTATGGATATAGAGGAATTGGCGCTCAAGTTAGTAGAAAGATTACAGAAAAACTATGAGACTAAATTAAAAGAAAGATATAAACTTTCAGAAATTTGTGAAAATCCATTAGATACATTAGATTTAATAGGTAAAAAGAGAGGCGCATTAATTTCTGGAGGTCAGATTGATTATAATAGAATTGCGGTTATACTTCTTGATGAATTTAGAGGTGGGAAAATTGGTAACATATCTTTAGAACGTCCAATTGAAGAAGAAAGTGAAGAAGAAAGCAATGAAGATAATTAA
- the rplS gene encoding 50S ribosomal protein L19 — protein MNEIIRAIEAEQIRTDLPTFAIGDTIKVYVKIQEGNKERIQMFEGTVLKKQNGGLRETFTVRRVAYGTGVERTFPMNAPIIDKIEVVRKGKVRRAKLYYLRDRVGKAAKVKELLTR, from the coding sequence ATGAACGAAATAATAAGAGCTATTGAAGCTGAACAAATCAGAACAGACTTACCTACATTTGCAATTGGAGATACTATAAAGGTATACGTAAAGATTCAAGAAGGTAACAAAGAAAGAATCCAAATGTTCGAAGGAACAGTACTTAAGAAACAAAACGGTGGTTTAAGAGAAACTTTCACAGTAAGAAGAGTTGCTTATGGAACTGGTGTTGAAAGAACATTCCCAATGAATGCGCCAATCATCGATAAGATTGAAGTAGTAAGAAAAGGTAAAGTAAGAAGAGCTAAACTTTACTACTTAAGAGATAGAGTTGGTAAGGCTGCTAAGGTTAAAGAATTATTAACTAGATAA